The Alcaligenes faecalis sequence ATGTGTGGTGAGCCTGTTGACCTGGAGGCTGGCAACGCAAAGTGATGCCGCGTGGGAGCAAATCTCCTGTGTGCACGAGGCGGAAATGTTCTTGATCAAGGGATTATTGGAGCGCGCGTAAATAGATGTGGCTTGCGGGCCGACAAGCAACGGGCCCGAGGGTTGCCGAATATAGCGCACAGGGGGACAAACCAGCCGCCCTCCGTCATTAAGAAGAATGAGATCAAAGAGTGAGTACAAAGCCGCTTTATGAACAGCTTGCCGACAAGCTGACCCGTTATATCCAGAACGGTCGTCTGAAACCGGGGGACCGCTTGCCGACCGAAGCGGAGTTGGGCGAAATGTTTGGCGTCAGCCGAATTACGGTTCGTCAGGGCCTGGCGATACTGACGCGCAATGGCTTGATTGAACGTTTTGCCAGCCGAGGCACCTTTGTGCTGGAGCGCAAACAGACAGGCTCCTGGGAGCTGAGCTCCATCAATGATCTGGTGCAACTGGGCAAAGATACCACCACCAAAATTGCCAGTTGGTCTTTGGTGGCTCCTCCTGCCGAGATTGCCGAGTTCTTTGCGTCTGATGAGCCGGTCTACAAGCTGCAGGCAGTGCGCTACAAGTCGGCTGTTCCCCTGTATTTTGCAGAGAACTACTTGTTGCGCTCGATCGGCGAGCGCATCCCGGCCCAGGAGCTGGAAACACGCACCATGGTGGAGATGCTGACCTCCGTGCTGAATGTGCCCATCAAACATGCTCAAGAGGAGATCAGCATGGCCAATGCATCGGCAGAGATGGCCAAGCAGTTGTGGATCAAGGAAAACCAGGCCGTGATCGTGCAGCGTATCGACTTGTTCGACACCGATGACAAGCCGGTGCAAAGTGGCAAGGGCTGGTGGCGCAGTGAGCATTTCAAACGACGCTTCAAATTGAATTACGTTTGAAATCCGGTGTTGGTGCCAGCTCAGACCTTGCCGGTATGCTGGCTTACACCGGCAAATGCTGTCCTTTGGCCTTGATGCAGGACAGCACAATCTGCGAATGGATTTTGGTGACGCCGCGCAGTGTGTTGAGCTTGTGGACCACAAAATGAGAGAAAGTCTCGAAGTTGCGCGTGCGGATGTGCAGCATGTAGTTGGCCTGCCCGGTCACGATGTAGGCATGCAGTACTTCTTCCATGTTGGCCAGTGCCTTGCTCAGGTACTGATGCTCGCTCTCGTTGAG is a genomic window containing:
- a CDS encoding GntR family transcriptional regulator is translated as MSTKPLYEQLADKLTRYIQNGRLKPGDRLPTEAELGEMFGVSRITVRQGLAILTRNGLIERFASRGTFVLERKQTGSWELSSINDLVQLGKDTTTKIASWSLVAPPAEIAEFFASDEPVYKLQAVRYKSAVPLYFAENYLLRSIGERIPAQELETRTMVEMLTSVLNVPIKHAQEEISMANASAEMAKQLWIKENQAVIVQRIDLFDTDDKPVQSGKGWWRSEHFKRRFKLNYV
- a CDS encoding Lrp/AsnC family transcriptional regulator, with the protein product MKLDETDLKILRLLQGNGRLSNQELADLVALSPSSCHRRVKILEQEGLIENYSANLSASKLGFAIEAFVEVNIAQLNESEHQYLSKALANMEEVLHAYIVTGQANYMLHIRTRNFETFSHFVVHKLNTLRGVTKIHSQIVLSCIKAKGQHLPV